A single genomic interval of Pseudorca crassidens isolate mPseCra1 chromosome 19, mPseCra1.hap1, whole genome shotgun sequence harbors:
- the AATK gene encoding serine/threonine-protein kinase LMTK1 isoform X5 encodes MPRGKSTRPTSRHRAPRQQRLRTGPTCMSCHSPRSPCLWPSSPGVQQAGNPHGRCRAHTPEVKVHLLKSTDLGRHSLLYLEEIGHGWFGKVFLGEVNSGISSTQVVVKELKVSASVQEQMQFLEEAQPYRALQHGNLLQCLAQCAEVTPYLLVMEFCPMGDLKGYLRSCRVAESMAPDPLTLQRMACEVACGVLHLHRNNYVHSDLALRNCLLTADLTVKIGDYGLSHGKYREDYFVTADQLWVPLRWIAPELVDEVHCNLLVVDQTKASNVWSLGVTIWELFELGAQPYPHHSDRQVLAYAVREQQLKLPKPQLQLTLSDRWYEVMQFCWLQPEQRPTAEEVHLLLSYLCAKGATEAEEEFERRWRSLRPVGGSVGPGLGAAGMALGGMGELAATSSFPLLEQFAGDSFHTDGDDVLTVTETSRGLNFEYKWEAGRGSDAFPPPEGALSPGRDARLQELCVPDGAPPGVVPVLSAHSPSVGSEYFIRLEDPAPAAGHDPDCAGCAPSTLAATLRPDGSDHDDDSDGSTAASLVMEPLLGHAPPTDGPWGHCDYHLCRSHARDLPCTSRSPPPETPMLAEPRAEDIDWGMGAFCPPFFEDPLGTSPSASSRAQPSPGGEELGEAGMPRTAQHRHWSSNVSANNNSSNRAPEFWVPGLSGYTDCCPGVKQALQTVPELGHPLIPEDLREPLLGPKGASSGKEMGRCLGLPHLYPAEGLTPAPCLVTSPWTEAARSGGDSPQAEPRLAEEAEGSAGLQLPLPSIPSPSQEGALLPAEEASTPPTLPASPTPTGSPQPATEPVQALDSDSGSSSPELEAPGSEDEDTTEATSGVFTDLSSDGPQAEKPDVTPAFRSLQKQVGTPDSLDSLDIPSSASDGGSEVFSPLAVGPPGGQPRALDSGYDTENYESPEFVLKEAHEPCEPEALEELASEGESPGPETRLSASMGGLSEKNPYRDSAYFSDLDTEPEPPLGPKEKQGGVPVPGPEPDLESLKSPRLPSALPSPELGMLGEAQGSGPREVPPLPLLEDSSPEPSACPRGPRLEPPWPQDPAQVPPMPSPGHSKIFLLTPVRPSSEGHRPELQETLGLLSGSGLQERTGGPGAPRTPLCLALPAVPAAPEGRPEEEEDDSEDSDESDEELRCYSIQEPSEESEEEAPPVPVVVAESQSARNLRSLLKMPSLLSEAFCEDLERKKKAVSFFDDVTVYLFDQESPTRELGEPFPGAKESSPTFPVGSPGSPSTPGRPRRADRSPDGPAAEEGGGFEWDDGLPPTPAQEPAPCVPAAPAKPSPFSRFTVSPAPASRFSITHVTDSDSGSVGGPTAGAGGSCKEA; translated from the exons ATGCCGAGGGGGAAGAGTACCCGGCCGACTTCTCGGCACAGGGCTCCCCGGCAGCAGCGGCTCAGAACGGGCCCGACgtgtatgtcctgccactcaccGAGGTCTCCCTGCCTATGGCCAAGCAGCCCGGGCGTTCAG CAGGCTGGCAACCCACATGGCAGATGCAGGGCCCACACTCCAGAGGTTAAAG TGCACCTGCTCAAGTCCACAGATCTGGGCCGGCACAGCCTCCTGTACCTGGAGGAGATTGGCCACGGCTGGTTTGGGAAG GTATTCCTCGGGGAGGTGAACTCGGGCATCAGTAGCACCCAGGTGGTGGTGAAGGAGCTGAAGGTGAGCGCCAGCGTGCAGGAGCAGATGCAGTTCCTGGAGGAGGCGCAGCCCTACAG GGCCTTGCAGCACGGCAACCTGCTCCAGTGCCTGGCCCAGTGCGCCGAGGTGACGCCCTACCTGCTGGTGATGGAGTTCTGCCCGATG GGGGACCTCAAGGGCTACCTGCGGAGCTGTCGGGTGGCAGAGTCCATGGCGCCCGACCCTCTGACCCTGCAGCGCATGGCCTGTGAGGTGGCCTGTGGCGTCCTGCACCTGCATCGCAACAACTACGTGCACAG TGACCTGGCTCTGAGGAACTGCCTGCTCACAGCCGACCTGACGGTGAAGATCGGCGACTATGGCCTGTCTCACGGCAAATACAGG GAGGACTACTTTGTGACGGCTGACCAGCTGTGGGTGCCACTGCGCTGGATCGCGCCTGAGCTGGTGGACGAGGTGCACTGCAACCTGCTGGTGGTGGACCAGACCAAGGCCAGCAACGTGTG GTCCCTGGGCGTGACCATCTGGGAGCTCTTCGAGCTGGGAGCGCAGCCCTATCCGCACCACTCCGACCGGCAGGTGCTGGCCTATGCGGTCCGGGAGCAGCAGCTCAAGCTGCCCAAGCCCCAGCTGCAGCTGACCCTCTCTGACCGCTG GTATGAGGTGATGCAGTTCTGCTGGCTTCAGCCTGAGCAGCGGCCGACGGCCGAGGAGGTGCACCTGCTGCTGTCCTACCTGTGTGCCAAGGGTGCCACCGAGGCAGAGGAGGAGTTTGAGCGGCGCTGGCGCTCACTGCGGCCTGTGGGGGGCAGCGTGGGCCCCGGGCTGGGGGCGGCAGGCATGGCACTGGGGGGCATGGGCGAGCTTGCGGCCACCTCATCCTTCCCACTGCTGGAGCAGTTTGCTGGCGACAGCTTCCACACGGATGGTGATGACGTGCTGACGGTGACTGAGACGAGCCGTGGCCTCAACTTCGAGTACAAGTGGGAAGCCGGCCGCGGCTCCGATGCCTTCCCGCCACCTGAGGGCGCACTGAGCCCGGGCCGAGACGCGCGTCTGCAGGAGCTCTGCGTCCCTGACGGTGCTCCCCCAGGCGTGGTGCCGGTGCTCAGTGCTCACAGCCCCTCGGTGGGCAGCGAGTACTTCATCCGCCTGGAAGACCCCGCGCCTGCCGCAGGCCACGACCCCGACTGTGCCGGCTGTGCCCCCAGCACCCTCGCTGCCACCCTGCGCCCCGACGGCAGTGACCATGATGACGACTCTGACGGCAGCACGGCCGCCTCGCTGGTCATGGAGCCACTGCTGGGCCACGCGCCGCCCACTGATGGCCCCTGGGGCCACTGCGACTACCACCTATGCAGGAGCCATGCCCGTGACCTGCCTTGCACCTCACGCTCACCCCCCCCGGAGACCCCGATGCTGGCGGAGCCCAGAGCAGAGGATATTGACTGGGGCATGGGGGCATTCTGCCCGCCCTTCTTTGAGGACCCGCTGGGCACATCCCCCTCCGCGAGCTCCAGGGCCCAACCATCCCCAGGTGGGGAAGAGCTGGGAGAGGCTGGGATGCCCAGGACTGCCCAGCACAGACACTGGAGCTCCAATGTATCTgcaaacaacaacagcagcaaccgAGCACCAGAATTCTGGGTCCCGGGCCTCTCAGGTTACACGGACTGCTGCCCTGGTGTGAAGCAGGCCCTACAGACCGTCCCTGAGCTGGGCCATCCTCTGATCCCAGAGGACCTCAGAGAGCCTCTCCTTGGGCCAAAGGGGGCCTCCTCTGGTAAGGAGATGGGCCGCTGCCTTGGCCTCCCCCATCTGTATCCTGCTGAGGGCCTGACACCTGCCCCGTGCCTGGTCACATCCCCGTGGACAGAGGCAGCCAGAAGTGGTGGTGACAGCCCCCAGGCAGAGCCCAGGCTTGCAGAGGAGGCCGAGGGCTCTGCTGGACTCCAGCTGCCCCTTCCCTCCATCCCATCCCCATCCCAAGAGGGAGCCCTGCTTCCTGCCGAGGAGGCCAGCACCCCGCCCACCCTGCCTGCTTCACCCACGCCCACTGGCAGCCCACAGCCTGCCACTGAGCCAGTCCAGGCCCTGGACAGCGACAGTGGCAGCAGCTCCCCTGAGCTGGAGGCACCAGGCAGTGAAGACGAAGACACGACTGAGGCCACTTCTGGTGTCTTCACTGACTTGTCCAGCGACGGCCCGCAGGCTGAGAAACCAGATGTGACACCAGCCTTCCGCTCCCTACAGAAGCAGGTGGGGACCCCCGACTCCTTGGACTCCCTGGACATCCCATCCTCAGCCAGTGATGGCGGCTCTGAGGTCTTCAGCCCATTAGCTGTTGGCCCCCCTGGCGGGCAGCCCCGAGCCCTGGACAGCGGCTATGACACAGAGAACTATGAGTCCCCTGAGTTTGTACTCAAGGAGGCCCATGAGCCCTGTGAGCCTGAGGCCTTGGAGGAGCTGGCCTCAGAGGGTGAGAGCCCCGGGCCAGAGACTCGTCTCTCCGCCTCAATGGGTGGCCTCAGCGAGAAGAATCCTTACCGCGACTCTGCCTACTTCTCAGACCTGGACACGGAGCCAGAGCCCCCCTTGGGCCCCAAGGAGAAGCAAGGAGGTGTCCCAGTCCCCGGGCCAGAGCCCGATCTGGAGAGCCTGAAGAGCCCCAGGCTGCCGTCTGCACTGCCCTCCCCTGAGTTGGGGATGCTTGGGGAGGCACAGGGCTCTGGCCCCAGGGAGGTGCCGCCACTGCCACTGCTTGAGGACTCTTCCCCAGAGCCAAGCGCCTGCCCCAGGGGCCCCAGGCTGGAGCCTCCCTGGCCCCAAGACCCAGCCCAGGTGCCACCCATGCCCAGCCCCGGGCACTCTAAGATTTTCCTGCTGACTCCGGTCCGGCCCAGCTCAGAAGGCCACCGCCCCGAGCTCCAGGAGACCCTGGGACTGCTGTCAGGGTCGGGCCTGCAGGAACGGACAGGGGGTCCAGGTGCCCCCAGAACCCCACTCTGCCTGGCCCTGCCGGCAGTCCCCGCGGCTCCAGAGGGGCGGCcggaggaggaagaggacgaCAGCGAAGACAGTGACGAGTCGGACGAGGAGCTCCGCTGCTACAGCATCCAGGAGCCGAGCGAGGAGAGCGAGGAGGAGGCGCCGCCTGTGCCAGTGGTGGTGGCGGAGAGCCAGAGTGCGCGCAACCTGCGCAGCCTGCTTAAGATGCCCAGCCTCCTGTCTGAGGCCTTCTGCGAGGACCTGGAGCGCAAGAAGAAAGCCGTGTCCTTCTTCGACGACGTCACCGTCTACCTCTTCGACCAG GAAAGCCCCACCCGGGAGCTCGGGGAGCCCTTCCCTGGCGCCAAGGAGTCGTCCCCCACGTTCCCGGTGGGCAGCCCGGGCTCCCCCAGCACCCCCGGCCGGCCTCGGCGGGCTGACCGCTCCCCCGACGGCCCCGCGGCCGAAGAGG GCGGAGGGTTCGAGTGGGACGATGGCCTCCCGCCGACGCCGGCCCAGGAGCCTGCCCCGTGCGTCCCCGCTGCGCCCGCCAAGCCCAGCCCCTTCTCTCGCTTCACTGTCTCACCAGCGCCTGCGTCCCGCTTCTCCATCACACACGTCACCGACTCGGACTCCGGGTCCGTGGGAG GTCCTACAGCAGGTGCTGGGGGCAGCTGTAAAGAGGCCTGA
- the AATK gene encoding serine/threonine-protein kinase LMTK1 isoform X8 has protein sequence MQFLEEAQPYRALQHGNLLQCLAQCAEVTPYLLVMEFCPMGDLKGYLRSCRVAESMAPDPLTLQRMACEVACGVLHLHRNNYVHSDLALRNCLLTADLTVKIGDYGLSHGKYREDYFVTADQLWVPLRWIAPELVDEVHCNLLVVDQTKASNVWSLGVTIWELFELGAQPYPHHSDRQVLAYAVREQQLKLPKPQLQLTLSDRWYEVMQFCWLQPEQRPTAEEVHLLLSYLCAKGATEAEEEFERRWRSLRPVGGSVGPGLGAAGMALGGMGELAATSSFPLLEQFAGDSFHTDGDDVLTVTETSRGLNFEYKWEAGRGSDAFPPPEGALSPGRDARLQELCVPDGAPPGVVPVLSAHSPSVGSEYFIRLEDPAPAAGHDPDCAGCAPSTLAATLRPDGSDHDDDSDGSTAASLVMEPLLGHAPPTDGPWGHCDYHLCRSHARDLPCTSRSPPPETPMLAEPRAEDIDWGMGAFCPPFFEDPLGTSPSASSRAQPSPGGEELGEAGMPRTAQHRHWSSNVSANNNSSNRAPEFWVPGLSGYTDCCPGVKQALQTVPELGHPLIPEDLREPLLGPKGASSGKEMGRCLGLPHLYPAEGLTPAPCLVTSPWTEAARSGGDSPQAEPRLAEEAEGSAGLQLPLPSIPSPSQEGALLPAEEASTPPTLPASPTPTGSPQPATEPVQALDSDSGSSSPELEAPGSEDEDTTEATSGVFTDLSSDGPQAEKPDVTPAFRSLQKQVGTPDSLDSLDIPSSASDGGSEVFSPLAVGPPGGQPRALDSGYDTENYESPEFVLKEAHEPCEPEALEELASEGESPGPETRLSASMGGLSEKNPYRDSAYFSDLDTEPEPPLGPKEKQGGVPVPGPEPDLESLKSPRLPSALPSPELGMLGEAQGSGPREVPPLPLLEDSSPEPSACPRGPRLEPPWPQDPAQVPPMPSPGHSKIFLLTPVRPSSEGHRPELQETLGLLSGSGLQERTGGPGAPRTPLCLALPAVPAAPEGRPEEEEDDSEDSDESDEELRCYSIQEPSEESEEEAPPVPVVVAESQSARNLRSLLKMPSLLSEAFCEDLERKKKAVSFFDDVTVYLFDQESPTRELGEPFPGAKESSPTFPVGSPGSPSTPGRPRRADRSPDGPAAEEGGGFEWDDGLPPTPAQEPAPCVPAAPAKPSPFSRFTVSPAPASRFSITHVTDSDSGSVGGPTAGAGGSCKEA, from the exons ATGCAGTTCCTGGAGGAGGCGCAGCCCTACAG GGCCTTGCAGCACGGCAACCTGCTCCAGTGCCTGGCCCAGTGCGCCGAGGTGACGCCCTACCTGCTGGTGATGGAGTTCTGCCCGATG GGGGACCTCAAGGGCTACCTGCGGAGCTGTCGGGTGGCAGAGTCCATGGCGCCCGACCCTCTGACCCTGCAGCGCATGGCCTGTGAGGTGGCCTGTGGCGTCCTGCACCTGCATCGCAACAACTACGTGCACAG TGACCTGGCTCTGAGGAACTGCCTGCTCACAGCCGACCTGACGGTGAAGATCGGCGACTATGGCCTGTCTCACGGCAAATACAGG GAGGACTACTTTGTGACGGCTGACCAGCTGTGGGTGCCACTGCGCTGGATCGCGCCTGAGCTGGTGGACGAGGTGCACTGCAACCTGCTGGTGGTGGACCAGACCAAGGCCAGCAACGTGTG GTCCCTGGGCGTGACCATCTGGGAGCTCTTCGAGCTGGGAGCGCAGCCCTATCCGCACCACTCCGACCGGCAGGTGCTGGCCTATGCGGTCCGGGAGCAGCAGCTCAAGCTGCCCAAGCCCCAGCTGCAGCTGACCCTCTCTGACCGCTG GTATGAGGTGATGCAGTTCTGCTGGCTTCAGCCTGAGCAGCGGCCGACGGCCGAGGAGGTGCACCTGCTGCTGTCCTACCTGTGTGCCAAGGGTGCCACCGAGGCAGAGGAGGAGTTTGAGCGGCGCTGGCGCTCACTGCGGCCTGTGGGGGGCAGCGTGGGCCCCGGGCTGGGGGCGGCAGGCATGGCACTGGGGGGCATGGGCGAGCTTGCGGCCACCTCATCCTTCCCACTGCTGGAGCAGTTTGCTGGCGACAGCTTCCACACGGATGGTGATGACGTGCTGACGGTGACTGAGACGAGCCGTGGCCTCAACTTCGAGTACAAGTGGGAAGCCGGCCGCGGCTCCGATGCCTTCCCGCCACCTGAGGGCGCACTGAGCCCGGGCCGAGACGCGCGTCTGCAGGAGCTCTGCGTCCCTGACGGTGCTCCCCCAGGCGTGGTGCCGGTGCTCAGTGCTCACAGCCCCTCGGTGGGCAGCGAGTACTTCATCCGCCTGGAAGACCCCGCGCCTGCCGCAGGCCACGACCCCGACTGTGCCGGCTGTGCCCCCAGCACCCTCGCTGCCACCCTGCGCCCCGACGGCAGTGACCATGATGACGACTCTGACGGCAGCACGGCCGCCTCGCTGGTCATGGAGCCACTGCTGGGCCACGCGCCGCCCACTGATGGCCCCTGGGGCCACTGCGACTACCACCTATGCAGGAGCCATGCCCGTGACCTGCCTTGCACCTCACGCTCACCCCCCCCGGAGACCCCGATGCTGGCGGAGCCCAGAGCAGAGGATATTGACTGGGGCATGGGGGCATTCTGCCCGCCCTTCTTTGAGGACCCGCTGGGCACATCCCCCTCCGCGAGCTCCAGGGCCCAACCATCCCCAGGTGGGGAAGAGCTGGGAGAGGCTGGGATGCCCAGGACTGCCCAGCACAGACACTGGAGCTCCAATGTATCTgcaaacaacaacagcagcaaccgAGCACCAGAATTCTGGGTCCCGGGCCTCTCAGGTTACACGGACTGCTGCCCTGGTGTGAAGCAGGCCCTACAGACCGTCCCTGAGCTGGGCCATCCTCTGATCCCAGAGGACCTCAGAGAGCCTCTCCTTGGGCCAAAGGGGGCCTCCTCTGGTAAGGAGATGGGCCGCTGCCTTGGCCTCCCCCATCTGTATCCTGCTGAGGGCCTGACACCTGCCCCGTGCCTGGTCACATCCCCGTGGACAGAGGCAGCCAGAAGTGGTGGTGACAGCCCCCAGGCAGAGCCCAGGCTTGCAGAGGAGGCCGAGGGCTCTGCTGGACTCCAGCTGCCCCTTCCCTCCATCCCATCCCCATCCCAAGAGGGAGCCCTGCTTCCTGCCGAGGAGGCCAGCACCCCGCCCACCCTGCCTGCTTCACCCACGCCCACTGGCAGCCCACAGCCTGCCACTGAGCCAGTCCAGGCCCTGGACAGCGACAGTGGCAGCAGCTCCCCTGAGCTGGAGGCACCAGGCAGTGAAGACGAAGACACGACTGAGGCCACTTCTGGTGTCTTCACTGACTTGTCCAGCGACGGCCCGCAGGCTGAGAAACCAGATGTGACACCAGCCTTCCGCTCCCTACAGAAGCAGGTGGGGACCCCCGACTCCTTGGACTCCCTGGACATCCCATCCTCAGCCAGTGATGGCGGCTCTGAGGTCTTCAGCCCATTAGCTGTTGGCCCCCCTGGCGGGCAGCCCCGAGCCCTGGACAGCGGCTATGACACAGAGAACTATGAGTCCCCTGAGTTTGTACTCAAGGAGGCCCATGAGCCCTGTGAGCCTGAGGCCTTGGAGGAGCTGGCCTCAGAGGGTGAGAGCCCCGGGCCAGAGACTCGTCTCTCCGCCTCAATGGGTGGCCTCAGCGAGAAGAATCCTTACCGCGACTCTGCCTACTTCTCAGACCTGGACACGGAGCCAGAGCCCCCCTTGGGCCCCAAGGAGAAGCAAGGAGGTGTCCCAGTCCCCGGGCCAGAGCCCGATCTGGAGAGCCTGAAGAGCCCCAGGCTGCCGTCTGCACTGCCCTCCCCTGAGTTGGGGATGCTTGGGGAGGCACAGGGCTCTGGCCCCAGGGAGGTGCCGCCACTGCCACTGCTTGAGGACTCTTCCCCAGAGCCAAGCGCCTGCCCCAGGGGCCCCAGGCTGGAGCCTCCCTGGCCCCAAGACCCAGCCCAGGTGCCACCCATGCCCAGCCCCGGGCACTCTAAGATTTTCCTGCTGACTCCGGTCCGGCCCAGCTCAGAAGGCCACCGCCCCGAGCTCCAGGAGACCCTGGGACTGCTGTCAGGGTCGGGCCTGCAGGAACGGACAGGGGGTCCAGGTGCCCCCAGAACCCCACTCTGCCTGGCCCTGCCGGCAGTCCCCGCGGCTCCAGAGGGGCGGCcggaggaggaagaggacgaCAGCGAAGACAGTGACGAGTCGGACGAGGAGCTCCGCTGCTACAGCATCCAGGAGCCGAGCGAGGAGAGCGAGGAGGAGGCGCCGCCTGTGCCAGTGGTGGTGGCGGAGAGCCAGAGTGCGCGCAACCTGCGCAGCCTGCTTAAGATGCCCAGCCTCCTGTCTGAGGCCTTCTGCGAGGACCTGGAGCGCAAGAAGAAAGCCGTGTCCTTCTTCGACGACGTCACCGTCTACCTCTTCGACCAG GAAAGCCCCACCCGGGAGCTCGGGGAGCCCTTCCCTGGCGCCAAGGAGTCGTCCCCCACGTTCCCGGTGGGCAGCCCGGGCTCCCCCAGCACCCCCGGCCGGCCTCGGCGGGCTGACCGCTCCCCCGACGGCCCCGCGGCCGAAGAGG GCGGAGGGTTCGAGTGGGACGATGGCCTCCCGCCGACGCCGGCCCAGGAGCCTGCCCCGTGCGTCCCCGCTGCGCCCGCCAAGCCCAGCCCCTTCTCTCGCTTCACTGTCTCACCAGCGCCTGCGTCCCGCTTCTCCATCACACACGTCACCGACTCGGACTCCGGGTCCGTGGGAG GTCCTACAGCAGGTGCTGGGGGCAGCTGTAAAGAGGCCTGA
- the AATK gene encoding serine/threonine-protein kinase LMTK1 isoform X9, which translates to MAPDPLTLQRMACEVACGVLHLHRNNYVHSDLALRNCLLTADLTVKIGDYGLSHGKYREDYFVTADQLWVPLRWIAPELVDEVHCNLLVVDQTKASNVWSLGVTIWELFELGAQPYPHHSDRQVLAYAVREQQLKLPKPQLQLTLSDRWYEVMQFCWLQPEQRPTAEEVHLLLSYLCAKGATEAEEEFERRWRSLRPVGGSVGPGLGAAGMALGGMGELAATSSFPLLEQFAGDSFHTDGDDVLTVTETSRGLNFEYKWEAGRGSDAFPPPEGALSPGRDARLQELCVPDGAPPGVVPVLSAHSPSVGSEYFIRLEDPAPAAGHDPDCAGCAPSTLAATLRPDGSDHDDDSDGSTAASLVMEPLLGHAPPTDGPWGHCDYHLCRSHARDLPCTSRSPPPETPMLAEPRAEDIDWGMGAFCPPFFEDPLGTSPSASSRAQPSPGGEELGEAGMPRTAQHRHWSSNVSANNNSSNRAPEFWVPGLSGYTDCCPGVKQALQTVPELGHPLIPEDLREPLLGPKGASSGKEMGRCLGLPHLYPAEGLTPAPCLVTSPWTEAARSGGDSPQAEPRLAEEAEGSAGLQLPLPSIPSPSQEGALLPAEEASTPPTLPASPTPTGSPQPATEPVQALDSDSGSSSPELEAPGSEDEDTTEATSGVFTDLSSDGPQAEKPDVTPAFRSLQKQVGTPDSLDSLDIPSSASDGGSEVFSPLAVGPPGGQPRALDSGYDTENYESPEFVLKEAHEPCEPEALEELASEGESPGPETRLSASMGGLSEKNPYRDSAYFSDLDTEPEPPLGPKEKQGGVPVPGPEPDLESLKSPRLPSALPSPELGMLGEAQGSGPREVPPLPLLEDSSPEPSACPRGPRLEPPWPQDPAQVPPMPSPGHSKIFLLTPVRPSSEGHRPELQETLGLLSGSGLQERTGGPGAPRTPLCLALPAVPAAPEGRPEEEEDDSEDSDESDEELRCYSIQEPSEESEEEAPPVPVVVAESQSARNLRSLLKMPSLLSEAFCEDLERKKKAVSFFDDVTVYLFDQESPTRELGEPFPGAKESSPTFPVGSPGSPSTPGRPRRADRSPDGPAAEEGGGFEWDDGLPPTPAQEPAPCVPAAPAKPSPFSRFTVSPAPASRFSITHVTDSDSGSVGGPTAGAGGSCKEA; encoded by the exons ATGGCGCCCGACCCTCTGACCCTGCAGCGCATGGCCTGTGAGGTGGCCTGTGGCGTCCTGCACCTGCATCGCAACAACTACGTGCACAG TGACCTGGCTCTGAGGAACTGCCTGCTCACAGCCGACCTGACGGTGAAGATCGGCGACTATGGCCTGTCTCACGGCAAATACAGG GAGGACTACTTTGTGACGGCTGACCAGCTGTGGGTGCCACTGCGCTGGATCGCGCCTGAGCTGGTGGACGAGGTGCACTGCAACCTGCTGGTGGTGGACCAGACCAAGGCCAGCAACGTGTG GTCCCTGGGCGTGACCATCTGGGAGCTCTTCGAGCTGGGAGCGCAGCCCTATCCGCACCACTCCGACCGGCAGGTGCTGGCCTATGCGGTCCGGGAGCAGCAGCTCAAGCTGCCCAAGCCCCAGCTGCAGCTGACCCTCTCTGACCGCTG GTATGAGGTGATGCAGTTCTGCTGGCTTCAGCCTGAGCAGCGGCCGACGGCCGAGGAGGTGCACCTGCTGCTGTCCTACCTGTGTGCCAAGGGTGCCACCGAGGCAGAGGAGGAGTTTGAGCGGCGCTGGCGCTCACTGCGGCCTGTGGGGGGCAGCGTGGGCCCCGGGCTGGGGGCGGCAGGCATGGCACTGGGGGGCATGGGCGAGCTTGCGGCCACCTCATCCTTCCCACTGCTGGAGCAGTTTGCTGGCGACAGCTTCCACACGGATGGTGATGACGTGCTGACGGTGACTGAGACGAGCCGTGGCCTCAACTTCGAGTACAAGTGGGAAGCCGGCCGCGGCTCCGATGCCTTCCCGCCACCTGAGGGCGCACTGAGCCCGGGCCGAGACGCGCGTCTGCAGGAGCTCTGCGTCCCTGACGGTGCTCCCCCAGGCGTGGTGCCGGTGCTCAGTGCTCACAGCCCCTCGGTGGGCAGCGAGTACTTCATCCGCCTGGAAGACCCCGCGCCTGCCGCAGGCCACGACCCCGACTGTGCCGGCTGTGCCCCCAGCACCCTCGCTGCCACCCTGCGCCCCGACGGCAGTGACCATGATGACGACTCTGACGGCAGCACGGCCGCCTCGCTGGTCATGGAGCCACTGCTGGGCCACGCGCCGCCCACTGATGGCCCCTGGGGCCACTGCGACTACCACCTATGCAGGAGCCATGCCCGTGACCTGCCTTGCACCTCACGCTCACCCCCCCCGGAGACCCCGATGCTGGCGGAGCCCAGAGCAGAGGATATTGACTGGGGCATGGGGGCATTCTGCCCGCCCTTCTTTGAGGACCCGCTGGGCACATCCCCCTCCGCGAGCTCCAGGGCCCAACCATCCCCAGGTGGGGAAGAGCTGGGAGAGGCTGGGATGCCCAGGACTGCCCAGCACAGACACTGGAGCTCCAATGTATCTgcaaacaacaacagcagcaaccgAGCACCAGAATTCTGGGTCCCGGGCCTCTCAGGTTACACGGACTGCTGCCCTGGTGTGAAGCAGGCCCTACAGACCGTCCCTGAGCTGGGCCATCCTCTGATCCCAGAGGACCTCAGAGAGCCTCTCCTTGGGCCAAAGGGGGCCTCCTCTGGTAAGGAGATGGGCCGCTGCCTTGGCCTCCCCCATCTGTATCCTGCTGAGGGCCTGACACCTGCCCCGTGCCTGGTCACATCCCCGTGGACAGAGGCAGCCAGAAGTGGTGGTGACAGCCCCCAGGCAGAGCCCAGGCTTGCAGAGGAGGCCGAGGGCTCTGCTGGACTCCAGCTGCCCCTTCCCTCCATCCCATCCCCATCCCAAGAGGGAGCCCTGCTTCCTGCCGAGGAGGCCAGCACCCCGCCCACCCTGCCTGCTTCACCCACGCCCACTGGCAGCCCACAGCCTGCCACTGAGCCAGTCCAGGCCCTGGACAGCGACAGTGGCAGCAGCTCCCCTGAGCTGGAGGCACCAGGCAGTGAAGACGAAGACACGACTGAGGCCACTTCTGGTGTCTTCACTGACTTGTCCAGCGACGGCCCGCAGGCTGAGAAACCAGATGTGACACCAGCCTTCCGCTCCCTACAGAAGCAGGTGGGGACCCCCGACTCCTTGGACTCCCTGGACATCCCATCCTCAGCCAGTGATGGCGGCTCTGAGGTCTTCAGCCCATTAGCTGTTGGCCCCCCTGGCGGGCAGCCCCGAGCCCTGGACAGCGGCTATGACACAGAGAACTATGAGTCCCCTGAGTTTGTACTCAAGGAGGCCCATGAGCCCTGTGAGCCTGAGGCCTTGGAGGAGCTGGCCTCAGAGGGTGAGAGCCCCGGGCCAGAGACTCGTCTCTCCGCCTCAATGGGTGGCCTCAGCGAGAAGAATCCTTACCGCGACTCTGCCTACTTCTCAGACCTGGACACGGAGCCAGAGCCCCCCTTGGGCCCCAAGGAGAAGCAAGGAGGTGTCCCAGTCCCCGGGCCAGAGCCCGATCTGGAGAGCCTGAAGAGCCCCAGGCTGCCGTCTGCACTGCCCTCCCCTGAGTTGGGGATGCTTGGGGAGGCACAGGGCTCTGGCCCCAGGGAGGTGCCGCCACTGCCACTGCTTGAGGACTCTTCCCCAGAGCCAAGCGCCTGCCCCAGGGGCCCCAGGCTGGAGCCTCCCTGGCCCCAAGACCCAGCCCAGGTGCCACCCATGCCCAGCCCCGGGCACTCTAAGATTTTCCTGCTGACTCCGGTCCGGCCCAGCTCAGAAGGCCACCGCCCCGAGCTCCAGGAGACCCTGGGACTGCTGTCAGGGTCGGGCCTGCAGGAACGGACAGGGGGTCCAGGTGCCCCCAGAACCCCACTCTGCCTGGCCCTGCCGGCAGTCCCCGCGGCTCCAGAGGGGCGGCcggaggaggaagaggacgaCAGCGAAGACAGTGACGAGTCGGACGAGGAGCTCCGCTGCTACAGCATCCAGGAGCCGAGCGAGGAGAGCGAGGAGGAGGCGCCGCCTGTGCCAGTGGTGGTGGCGGAGAGCCAGAGTGCGCGCAACCTGCGCAGCCTGCTTAAGATGCCCAGCCTCCTGTCTGAGGCCTTCTGCGAGGACCTGGAGCGCAAGAAGAAAGCCGTGTCCTTCTTCGACGACGTCACCGTCTACCTCTTCGACCAG GAAAGCCCCACCCGGGAGCTCGGGGAGCCCTTCCCTGGCGCCAAGGAGTCGTCCCCCACGTTCCCGGTGGGCAGCCCGGGCTCCCCCAGCACCCCCGGCCGGCCTCGGCGGGCTGACCGCTCCCCCGACGGCCCCGCGGCCGAAGAGG GCGGAGGGTTCGAGTGGGACGATGGCCTCCCGCCGACGCCGGCCCAGGAGCCTGCCCCGTGCGTCCCCGCTGCGCCCGCCAAGCCCAGCCCCTTCTCTCGCTTCACTGTCTCACCAGCGCCTGCGTCCCGCTTCTCCATCACACACGTCACCGACTCGGACTCCGGGTCCGTGGGAG GTCCTACAGCAGGTGCTGGGGGCAGCTGTAAAGAGGCCTGA